The window CCCTCTTTGGTAGATGGATTTATGTCTCTCAACTCCGCCTTGTAGTAAGCTCGGACAGAATGGTTCCTTCAATTCGATTGGCGGTGAATGTATCTTTCATTAAGATGCTAAGCTAGAGTAGGAAGTCAGCCGGTAAAAATCCCAAAAGGCTTTTTCATTACAATCGGGGCAGAAAGTGCCAGCATATTCGACTACCCAATAATCAAATCAGTCGGATACCcgtctcctttaactaaatttgaaAGGGAGACTAATGATATGAGAGGTAATAAGAGGGTGCCACGTGTTTAAGAAGAAGTCAATAGTTTGGCTGAAGTGGTGGTCAAAGTCAACAGAAGATCCAAGCCACCCCCAGCTCGCTCTGCGCTACTCCCAGCTCCATGACCATCCTCGATTCCATGTTGTTCCCAACTCCGTACTATTCCGTCAATAAAATTTTACTATAAGAATCAAGCTGTGATGCATATAACCTCAATATTGTGTGTGTTCCACGAGagcataaaaaatatatatattgattatcATTTTATTAGGGAAAAATTGAAATTTAATAGACTCATctgattaattttttaataatggaTAAGCAAACTCGGTCAGATCTACATTTGAATATATTTGTAATTAATTGAATTTCTGCAGTATTTACAATCTCATGCGTGTTCCGTTAAAGATACATTAAATGAGACCAAAGGATTCAAGAggcaaaatataaataaatcggCTGCAATTTAAATGCTTCGAAAAACAAACCATGtcaaaaattgaagaaacaactcGGAATAGGATGGTGATGAGGACGGAAGGAGTAACCTTTCTTGGCCGGCGGTATCCCAGATCTGGGCCTTGATCGTCTTCTCGTCGATGGCAAGGGTGCGCGTCTGGAACTCGACGCCGATGGTGGCCTTGGAGTCAATGCTAAACTCGTTGCGGGCGAAGCGAGCGAGCAGCTGCGACTTGCCCACAGCTGAATCGCCGATCAGAACCACCTTGAGCACATAATCAATCTTCTGGTTGAACTCCCCGTAGTGATTCCGGTTCCCCGACGACATCCTCTATCTCTCGCTCGGCTCGATCGATTGCTCCAGCCGTTCAGCCAATGGGATCAACGGATGTAACAAGGTTAGGGTATCGCCGAAGGCTATGACGAAGCAGAAGGTCAGGGACGAAATCCGATCCgatcttttttttcttctctctctcttattTCACCTTTGCTATCTATAGTTCCTGACTTCGTGCTTGCTTCtccaattattattttttatttatttttgtatttttgaaaaatatacttGTAGCGCACGTCGttcatttataatttatatatcaaataaaataataatattatcagTTTTTGATTCACTCGTTCCAGAAGATTGTGGAAGGGCGGGAATTTGCCGAGCCTTTTCTTCAGATCTCTCGTCTCGCTTTCTTCGATCGAGTCGTCCGCCCAGCTACAGATGGGGAGAAGGAATAGATCTAGGGTTTCAGAGGAAAATGCTACACGAGAAGGGCGAACTCTAGGCGCCGGCGACTCGACCGCGTCCAGTGACAAGAGCTTGTATGAGGTATCGTAGTTTTCTTCCTTTCCGTTCGTAGTCTCCCATCTTTCCGCTTTGTTTCTTGTTCATAGTCCCCAGCTCTTCTGTTTGTTGCGTCGTTAGTGACACAACGCAGAAACGAGAAGCCCTAATTTCTATCGTTTTGCTTGTTGAAACTCTAGAAGGTTTATGATCTTTCCTCGCCGTTGATCCCTTATCAGGGTTTCTAGGGGCCCTTCCATCGTTGGGATTTTCAACAAACACCTGGTGAGCATGTGATCGAGGTGTGGATAACTGGACAAAGCTATATTATTATGTTAGTTACATGCAAATCTGGTCACCCAATTTTGTCTAGTTCTTGATTTCTCCGTAATTCGAGCTTGACATGAGATAAGCTCAGAAGACGATTCCATTGGCAAACCTACAACTGAGAACTGCCGTGGTGTTGCACGATCAACGACAAATCATCATCAAGTGACTTAACCCCATTATCGTTCTGAGTCAAGAGCATCTCAGAAGCCACAATTCGTAGGTCTTATGTCTCTGAACAACCTTCATGTTTTGTGGATTAGCACAAATGAAGCATCCAGTATGTCTCACattcgatattttttaaatagataatgtattaatttaaaataaaatatttaacataaatatttaaaatataaaaaaaatctggaaataaatataaaaatagataaatagataaataaataaataattttattatattttttagaattaaaataaactaattaaataattttattagggtttaataaagtttTTTTATATTATCCCTACCATAACtagaagttgattaaaataatttacctaagttttaattaaaaaaacatccACTCGACACCAGACTCGTTGTGTGAGAAAGTCGCACGTGCAACTATACGGAACAAGATGTTTTGCCAATTTTGATCGGTTCGGCATGGGATTTTAATCCCTGGTTTTGATATGAacaatcgagttaagttagattatgcagttttgataccttgtgtcaaGTGTGTAGAGACTTaagagcataagaagtcgagcggaagacgtagcgaGCGAGAATGATGGTACAAGAAGGGAGTCGATgactcggtgcattcgagggacgaggagctacagaagagtacaccggtggatgagaaggactcGCACGATGCAtctaagggacaagaagccaggagGAAGTTTGCTTAAGGAGAAGGCTGgagttgggttcaagtgagctcAATTTTGGACGGCATAACGTCTGCAAACTCCAGGTGTCCAGACCTAGTCTAGGCGGCCGAGAAGTCTAGAACCGTTAGAGAAAGCCGTTGTGGAGTGGATCAACTCGATCGAGTCTAGGCGCTCGGGAAGTGTCACGTCAGCAAACAGCTAGACTCGACCAGTaagctataaatagagtcctAGTGCTCGAAGTTCAATACAACACTTCATTATGAGCTTTCAATGTTCATAATAAAATTAGCAACCTCCCtagttgtaaaccaagtaaattcaaaGTTCTTTCTTactttgttttttttatgttaattactttttatttaattaatgtgTGTTTGTTTTTGCTAAGAGAGAAATTCTAATTTTGATTGCggtctccccccccccccccccccccccctcccgcgGCACCAACGATCCTATAAATGGTATCAGGGTCCGGACACCTTAGAAGGATTAACCGATGACTAAAGCAACAAGAAGATAGCCAGATCAAGTATTCATCCATTGAAATTTAAGGGAGATTTCACGCTATGGAAGcatcggatggaggtattttttaaaacagattttggtATTTTGCTTACaatcaaatatgattttatagcacCTAGAGATCAGCACGGAGAAAAAAAGAACATCTTTGGAGCAAAATGGAGCAGGTTAATTTTGTGGCTAACgataaagtagagttccatctgttgAGTATTCTACCGCCCAAGAAGTTAATTGGATTGGCACCTACAACTCGACTAAAGAACTctggagaagttcctggagctgcaTGAAAGGACCTCGTAAGCTAAACTTGGAAGACGGGATCTGCTCCGAAATCGATTAGCCAACCATCGGATGGAAGAAGTAAAAAAGGTGGCTCAATTACACGCAAAGATCAAGGAATTAATCACCGAACTCAAAAACCTCAAAGAAACGGTAACGAATCAGGATTTATTGAGTTATGCCTTAAATGCATTTTCGAGAACACCGACAtagacatctatagtagactcctattatatctccaaggaccttgaggtaagtatgctagaaaatttattttcaaatttcatGAGTCTCGATGTGTAGGTCTTAAAGATATAGAAAAGTTAAACAACAACATTGCCCTAAAAGCAAAGAAGATTGAGCCAGATTTAGAATTATCGCTCGACGAAAATGAAAAAGCGTACATGGTAAGgagatttaaaatgttttttaaatttaacaatTTTGATAAGTCACGGGCTAAGAAGCTCCTGcgaaataaaataaaagtatgaTGCTACAACTGTAATGAGGAGGGACACATCATAGACAACTGCACAAAACTAAAGAGCAAAGAAAATGATAGACAAAGGGTCAATAAAGTCCAAACATAGGAACCTCAAAGCAACGCGGGACGAGGCATCACCAGAAGAGTCCGAGCTTGAGGACTATGTTGGAtcagcactaatggcaagtcaccaggaagagagcatcgatgaagggggctACTTAAGAAGAAAACAGCAATGAAGAGAGAGAGTGAAACTACAAGTCTGACACGGTAAATGAGGTACGTCTTCTACCTCCTAACCAAATGTATGATGCAATAAAGATGTTATCTAGATCTTTATGCAAATTACGAACCAAGTATTTGAATTTAAAAAAGGATAACAttgagttaaaaattaatttagcgAATGCATGTCCATTAAAcattttaataaaattcaaacagaaaatgcaaaattagaagataaaaatagaattgttagaaaagaattttcaatgttcaaattcaaattttttatgAGTTTCAAATTTTACAAATTATGAAAGATTTAGTTGGTATTTACGGAATCATAAGGGCTAAATTGCAAAAGTGTTTAGAAATTATAttcctaaaaaatatttaattaatctagtaGGCGACAATTTATTTTAGATCCCAAAATCTATTTTAAtctattgaattaatttttatatgcatatttaaattttttgtagTTGAATTTTTTCATTGGCTAAATTAATTGTTTCGTAATCTTTCTGTtcgaatttaattaggttttaatttttatgtgaaaaataaatttattatctaTCAATAGGAAAAATTTTGGAATTTTTTGACcgttaaataatttcttataaaatttttaacaaaaattgtatttttaaatttccaaggattgattttttgaaaatattaatttttctgtaAATAATCATTATATTTTTCCATGTTCAGAAAAATTATCAAGATTTTTTCAaagtcaaaatctatttttaagcaTTTATATTCTAAAATGACTATTTGTGTTCAAAGATATTTATTttggttaaaataaaaatattttttccatgaAAATTTTTATCATGGTAAGAATGCTTCTCTTTGACATTGACAAAAAAATTTaggattttttgaaaattattttttttggaaaaaataaggattaattgttaaaaattattttctttgaaaaataagttAGGTAAAAATATGTATTCTTGAATATTCCGTTTACAACTCTTAGAaaacatttttcatttttttcaatttttcccttatttttttatgtgattaaaggggagAGAATTAGAGGGGTTAAGTTGAGGGGGAGTttgcaactttttttttttttgcaaacatgtattttattgcaaaatttaatgTTATAATTTTTGCAGTTTAACTACATTTTGTGTttgttaaccctaacttaacttaggttgatacacattaaaaaggggaagattataaATACCCCGAGTTAgttttggtgtgattaatcgAGTTAAGTTATACTCCGTGTTTTTGAtatatgtgtctaagtgtgcagggattTAGGAACACACGAAGTTAAGCGGAAGATGCAACAagtaagaaggatgacacgggaagggcgTCGACGGAtttagtgcatccgagggacaaggagctgtagaagagtacaccgatggacaagAAGGACGCGCGTGACACAttcaagggacaagaagccggaggaaGTCTacccgaggagaaggccggagttgggttcCAGTGGGCTCAACTCTGGACGGTCGGAGTATCACCCAAACGTTCGGACAAGAAAATGGTCAACTTCTGAGTTGATCGAGTCCAAGCACTCGGATTCTAGGCGCCTAGATCCTTTCCAAACGCCTGGGAAGAGCGGCCATGTCAACATAACCGTTGTCGAAGAGGATTAGCACGGAGTGCATGTCAGCAGATTTCAGGTGCCCAGATTGGGTCCAAGCTCCTAAGAAGTTCAGAATCGTTGGAGAAAGTCGTTACGGAGTGGATCAACTCAACCGAGTCCAGGCGACCAGACAGTGTCTAGGCGCATAGGAAGTGGCACGTCAACAAACGACCAGATTCGActagtaggctataaatagagctctagtGCTCGAAGTTCAATACAACACACTATATTTCattttctgtacttcattctgagctttcaacatttgtaaaaggctACTTCGCCTTCTTTATAGGAGATCTTAATGAAGCTTTCATCGTCTTAGATTAGCAACCTCTCCAATTGTAAACCAAATAAATTCAAAGTCCTTTCctactttgtttgttttttatgttaattattttttatttaattaacatGTGTTTGTCCTTGCTAAGTTTAGAAGCaagggaagttttaattttgattataGGCTATTTACCCCCCTTTTAGCCAGCCATCAACAATCCTACAGTTCCCAAATGCTCACTTCTCTTGATTCTTTTCCGCAATGAAGTCAGCTTAAGATTTTAATTAGACAAAAGACCAGCTTAGCTGAATCTTGAAAGGAACTACAATTTTTGCAAGTGGGTTCAATTGAACTCACATAAGGTTTGTGTAGAATATACCTATAGAAAAGGAATTTTTGAACTTGCTatagttatttaatttttcttagtcGTGTAAATTTCATTATCCCTGTTAGCTTTGCCCTTGTATCTCTTTTGACTTTTTATGGTTTCTTATGGTACATTGCacctattttgaaaaattttagttCCACCATTCCAATGGTTCGATTTTGGAAATTGTGGCAGAGGACCTTTTCTTATTCTAGGGATTATGTTTTGTAGTAATTACTGAAATGTCcagtaatttctattttttatggACTAGTTTCAATAACATACTTGTGAACTTATTTCTCAAATAGTTGGCTTGTTGCagcattgccttcagattctTGCTCTGTATCCTTCctttataaggaaatttttgttTAGTAGCTTGATATAATCTTCTTGCAGATTCTTGGTGTAGAGAGAACAGCTACTCAGCAGGAAATAAAGAAAGCTTACTACAAACTTGCCTTGCACCTTCATCCTGATAAAAATCCTGGTGATGAGGTGAAGAATTGTTATTTCCACATTAGGATTGTTTGTCAGCAGATAGTCAAGCATTTGCTTCGATTTACAGGAagcaaaagaaaatttccaactTCTGCAAAAAGTTGTATCTATTCTTGGGGACGAGGAGAAAAGGGCAATCTATGATGAGACTGGTTATACTGGTGATGATGTAATATCTTTTGAAAGATTTCTTTCCTCTTGTATCGTTAATATTTTGGCATCAAGAAATAGATGGGCAAGCCTCTTGTCATTGTTGTAATATTTGCTGTCAACAGGCTTTGGTTGGGGACGTTACTGAGACTCTGCAGGAATATTtcagaacaatgtacaaacaagTATAGCCCTTAAAATGTCATGTTCTTTGTTATCCAATTCTTGTAACATAACATGGTAACATAGACCATTTTATTTCTCCCGGTTCTAGGTTACGGAGGCTGACATTGAAGATTTCGAAGCTAGTTATAGAGGTTCTGAGTCTGAGAAAAAAGATGTGAAGGATCTCTACGTGAGATTCAATGGTAATATGAATAGGTAAATGAAGAAAACACATTGAGTTCTTGTTTGCTGGGATTTCATACTGGAATGGTGCAGGCTTAGGCAATTGATTATCAGCTATATTTTGTTATTAGttttcatagttttatgttttttAAGATGATGTCAATTAGTTGTTAAAGTAATGCTGCAACTGAAGTCCGTTGAGCCTTATAATTAAAGTTGTATCTTGACAATTCACCTGTTTTGTCCAGGTTGTTCTGTTCAATGATTTGTTCTGATACAAAGCTGGACTCGCACCACTACAAGGAAATAATTGATGAAGCAATAGCTGAAGGTGAGATGTTTTTCCCGTCAAATATAGTAATTGGAATTGCTCTAGTTTGtgaaaagaataatcaaacaTATTTCTCATGTTCAGTCAATAAAATGATTTAAACTTTATGAAGTTGAGATTTGGAAAATCACGTGATGAATGCAATACTTGTAGCAAGAGGCATCAGTTACTTTGAGTTGACTTGAATGGGCATTTTATCCTCTAGGAGAATTGAAGACAAGCAAAGCTTATCAGAAATGGGCTAAGAAAGTTGCTGAAACGGAACCACCAACTGATCCTCTAGTCAGAAGACAGAAGTGAGCATTTTTCTCAGACCGCACCTTTCATCGATACATATTTTTTTCACACAAGATTTGGCTTCATTTTGTTAAACATATGTAGGTTAAAGAAACAAGAAGGAACAGACATAGTTGCAGTTATATCTCAGCGCAGGAGCCAAAGGAAACTGCAGCTCAATTCCATGCTCTCCTCCATGGTTGCTAACTGTGGTACTAGCTCTGATGCTGAACCATCTGAAGAAGAGTTTCAGAAAGCACGACAGAGGCTCGAGAGTAAATAGGTGAAAAAGAGAAAGCATTAGCATGTTGGAGTACGAGAGAGGCATGAGAGTAGTCGAGAAAGCATTAGCATGTTGAAGCTCTTGTGTAATTGGTGATTTCTGTCGTTCTACTTATGCTCAAAAGTGTGGCTTAATACCTTATGCAAACTACAATGCCATGTTGTAGAACACTATCACGATATAATGATATAATGATCTCTCACTTTTGTCAGTGGCATCTTTGTCCCAGCTGCCTTCAATCATGGCCGAACATACAAAATTGTTGATCTCGAGCTGAGCCctagttaaaattttgtttaaacttCTTTGTCAGAAAACTTTAGCAAAGATCAAGTAAAAAAGGTAAGCAGGGTTGTGTAAAGCTAAATATTACAGTATGTTGTCTCAGGATTCGATCTTGCCGACAATCTGAAAGAATTACTTTTGCTGTGATTGTTGATTACTTTTGTTTGATTAATGACAATCACAAAGAAGTGTTATGGTTGTTGATAAAACAATACAACTTTTGTACATGAAAATGGAGGACAACCTGAAAACCATGCAAGTTTCGATGCAGTTTGATGTGATTCGTTAGACTATCAAGTTACTTACAGGCTATGCAGAGCAAAAGGCACTCATTAATGACATTGAATGAAAAGATACTgacttaattaataatacattctTTAATTGCATTAAATAACACTACATcatctaaaataaaatttcaagggGTTGTGAGAGCTTTATAAAActaaaaaatcttaataaaaaagcTTAAACTATTATAGAGGTGAGGACTGATATTTATAGTCAAAAGTAGTATTAAAAATTCAAacctacttatttttttttttttttgaagatggattcataattaataataaagtagTATTGTATTGGAATTTGTGATTTATAATATAGAAAGTTATATGATTTGTAATGTAAGATCGATAAAAAATTATAAAGGGGTTTTTTATATTGGGACATTCAGAattagaggggagtgaatagttCGTCTCACTCGTTTCGTAAATGTTGTTGCAGCGGATAAACTTGAAGAAAAGCTCCCCAATGCTAATACAagaatttacttagtatccacctaaagatgaggtgactaatctaaggatccgacCTCTCTCACATGTCCACTATATAAACACTTCTTTTCGAAAACACTCAggaggtagagaaacctcgtacaaactcccaatacaataagaataaaagagaagCTAGTACAatataaatcttacaagatttacataaATGAAATCCTAGCTAACTTCTTCATCTTATTTGGGAACGCCTCTTGATCTTAGAAGTGCAGCAGCACTTGTCTCcaaggaacttcaagaactagcggtgatGATCTATGAGCTCATTGAAGAAGGTGGGAGAGAAGAGATACTTGCAATGGTCATGAAAAATCCTTTTCTAGGTTTACCGTTGGCGCCTTAATTAATTAAGCTTTTCCCTTAAGCGCTTACGCTTCTGCAACTTGCTCAGAACGGCTAGTTTTTcaagcttaatcgattaccctaatcgattaaaccttcctaatcgattaggaaactTTTTTGTTTTCCACATAATGCTTCTTAAGTGATTTCCCTAATCATTTAAGATATGCCTAAGCCTAATCGATTAGCCTGATCGATTAAGCACCTCTTTGTGAACTCGCGAAAACTGGTTTAATCGATTACCGTAATCAATTAAGCATGTCGTAATCGATTACGATCCTTTCTGCTTCCCGTGATAATGAGCTTAAGTGTAATCGCTTAAGCTATGGTAATCGATTACCAAATCCTAACTTCCaaacctaagtctagggttcctttACCTAACATCCAATCAACTGTGACCTATTGGAATTTCTccttgcctagcatccagtcaatcttgacatgCTGAAACTTCTTTACAAAGTATCTGATTAATCTTTTGactcacttagatttttctcctcgtgtcaagtgtccggtcaatcctttgactcacttgaacttttctcctcgtaccaagtgtttgatcaatcctttgacccacttggacttttttcctcgtgctaagtgtccgatcaaccttgacccacttggacttatcatctcatgccaagtgttcggtcaaccttaaccgaCTTGAACCTCCAATCATTAGATGTTCGGTCAatctttgacccacctggattttcaacTACatgtttcactcaccaagacttcctcattgcctagcttcactcactaggactttcacttgtcAGGATTCCCatttgcttagcttcactcactagggtttttccccccgcttcactcatcaagacttttcattacctaacttcacttactaggaattccatttgcctagtttcactcactaggacttttcacttggttccactcatcaggattttcaatTGTCTAGTTTcgctcactagggcttttcacctagtttcacttatcaagattttctatctgcctagtttaactcattaggacttttcaaCTGTCTAGCtttattcaccaggactttcacaccaagtgtctgatcaacattgatccacttagattttcttcttctgtcaaCCTTTCCTTTGGTCTTACCCTTAccaaacctccagttaggacttcacaaTCAAGTATCAATCAACCTTGACATATCTGACTCTTTTTTCACAGcgaactggtcaaaccttgactagaAAAGagaattataccaacaatctctctaaacgaataattgcacctgcaatctcgaTATatctatcaaaaattaaaaatcaaaactcaaacaccaagactcaaacttgagtcaactcaaatttaatcaaattgatcaaccttgacttaggaaaattacaccaataattttattattgagaaaataataaaatttccatttttaatgTGCCATTAGCATGACATACTGGGGGCTAAAAAAAAACCTCATCAGAAGGTCCCATAACCATTACAACGGCCAAAAGCTTAGAAAAAAAGAATTtctcattttaaaaatatctaaatgCCCTTATCAAATTCAAACTAATATTGTTACATTTAAGGAAAATCATTAAAAGGCAATGACGAACTGGTGATGAAATATTTACATataattagtaaaaatagataataattttatttttaaaaaaaaaaacaaaaggggTGGAGCCGGCGAGATGGACTGAGCAGTGACCGCATCACATCAGCCGGACCACAAGTCTTGACTCAGCACATCCAACTCTGTCCATGTTCCTCATTTATTATCCCTTTTTTTAATaatctaatatatttatatatatatatttttttccttttctttcttttcagcgAAAGCCAGCGAAGAAACAAGTTACTGGACACAGACAAGCACTTAGCAGGACTGAAGTAGGGAGCGAGCTGCACGGGGCGAGAAGAGGAAAAGCACGCCAGCGACGGAGGCTCGCTGCCTCGCTCCGCCTTAGATCTACAGCTTCGACCCCTCCGTCTCCCCGATCCGAGGAGCCCCGCGGTGAGCGCTCTCTTCCTGGCCCTCCTCATTCCCCCCTCTCCTTGATATTAGCTGGAGCGCCTCGCTTTCTCGTGAGCCCGCGAGGGGCGACCCCTCCGTCTCCCCGATCCGAGGAGCCCCGCGGTGAGCGCTCTCTTCCTGGCCCTCCTCATTCCCCCCTCTCCTTGATATTAGCTGGAGCGCCTCGCTTTCTCGTGAGCCCGCGAGGGGTGCCGTCCCCTCGTCACTTTTCCTGCATCCATCTGGCTGCATTTGCTGGGGATGGGTTCGGAGACTTCCGACGGCTTGGTCTTCCGCGACTTCTTTGTAAAAGAACGGTCTTTTAAGCgaattgttgtttttttttccttttgccgGGTTGTTTTCTAGATTTTGCTTCATGCATTGGTTGAAGACGGTCGTTTTTGTTCTTGATTCGCTGGTTGGAGTTTGATAAGCCGCAGAATGGCCGGTTCTTGGAGGCGATCTCCTAGTTTGCATGGATAGGGGTGTAGAGTTCTTGATTTGATGTTTTCCTTCTAGATCTGCTGTTTGACTTACGTtttggcacttgcttttgtaAGGACCTGTATTAGTACCAAAATGAAGTGATTTTTTACTCGACAATATTTTGGTTTCTTTGCTTATATACGAGTGCGCTAAGTTTGTTGTGGTCGAAGGAGTTGGTTTTACTTATTTGCTGTGTTCTCGTGcctttactttttattttttattttttatatttttttacttttgagtAGTAACATTTGGCTACCTTGAACTGGCGCACTAGCTTGATTCAGTAATGGTTTTGTCCTTGATTCTGGAGCACTACACTATTCAGTTAATTTATCTTCATTTGATTTAGTTATGTATCAAGAACTGGGATACCTAAGGAAACTATGTTGTGATTATGCTAGAATCTAGCTGCATTGACTTTGTAGCAAGTCTTCATTGCCAATTGGCCCAGCGTTCTAAGCCATAATGCATTTATGTTTGTATCTTTGTTTTCGTTTTGTCAGTAGCAATCTGCAACAATAAACTGATTTTGTTGATTCAAGCTTTATCTGTAGAGAACCACCATAACCTGGTGCATTCGCACCAAGAAAACTGTCTgcctgatcaataaggtatcaataTATTTTCACTCTCATTCTGGCCTCTGTCTTATTAAAGGGTTAAAGTCATAATAAGCATCATTCTGTTATTTCCGGTGCAGTTCTATTTGAGCTGTAAATGGCTGTCACAGATACTCAAAATCCTTTATTAGGTGAAACCACATGTGGATCTTTGCTTCAACAATTGCAGGTTGTTCATTTATATACTGTTTTTTAGCTTGCTCTGTGTCCTATGAAGTCAACTGAATCACTGTTTTTCTGTTTTAGTTAATATGGGATGAGGTTGGTGAGAGCGACGAGGAACGCGATAAGATGCTGCTTCAGTTGGAACAGGAATGCCTGGATGTTTATAAGAGGAAAGTTGAGCAGGCTTCAAAGACAAGGGCCCTTCTTCTTCAGTCCTTAGCTGATTCTAGAGCTGAGCTTTCCAGCGTTCTTTCTGCACTTGGAGAAAAGGCTTTTGCTGGCATAGTAAGTTAATTTTATATCACTGGTTTCCACTGCCAAGGAACTGCATAGAGAATCATGCTTGCTGAGAGCTCCTTGGATGACTATGTTTCTTTGCTCATCGATTTATACAGACAGATGTAT is drawn from Zingiber officinale cultivar Zhangliang chromosome 1B, Zo_v1.1, whole genome shotgun sequence and contains these coding sequences:
- the LOC121980026 gene encoding chaperone protein dnaJ 6-like, producing MGRRNRSRVSEENATREGRTLGAGDSTASSDKSLYEILGVERTATQQEIKKAYYKLALHLHPDKNPGDEEAKENFQLLQKVVSILGDEEKRAIYDETGYTGDDALVGDVTETLQEYFRTMYKQVTEADIEDFEASYRGSESEKKDVKDLYVRFNGNMNRLFCSMICSDTKLDSHHYKEIIDEAIAEGELKTSKAYQKWAKKVAETEPPTDPLVRRQKLKKQEGTDIVAVISQRRSQRKLQLNSMLSSMVANCGTSSDAEPSEEEFQKARQRLESK